From a region of the Danio aesculapii chromosome 4, fDanAes4.1, whole genome shotgun sequence genome:
- the LOC130222112 gene encoding gastrula zinc finger protein XlCGF8.2DB-like isoform X2, producing MVLKEETHQWNKMEEKQQDITTDEKATLTKKTSHGRHLKSKSECNFSCKQSRKSFSQKPNLDVHMRVHTRENPYTCKQCGKSFPKIHGFKAHMRIHTEERLYTCQQCGKSFCHARNLAVHRRIHTGEKPYSCPQCGKSFNQNNNLEVHMRTHNERKIFTCTQCGKSFAKKQNVDLHMRIHTGEKPYTCTECGKHFTYKSTFNNHKRTHTGEKPYRCTECGKSFLNKTTLDKHMRIHTGEKPYRCTECGKGFRCKSTLNHHKRTHTGEKLFACAVCGKRFTTKPSLINHMNGHTGTLVFTCDQCGKSLTRKDAIKRHMMIHSVERFRCSECGKDFKHKRSLSAHLKLHNREQSPQHLGLVHTNTGKFKMEPFSCSLVVHSHEVHL from the coding sequence atggtgctgaaagaagagactcatcaATGGAATAAAATGGAAGAGAAACAGCAAGACATAACGACTGATGAAAAAGCCACACTGACTAAAAAGACTTCACATGGAAGACATCTGAAATCCAAATCTGAGTGTAATTTCAGCTGTAAACAGAGtagaaagagtttcagtcaaaagccaaaccttgatgttcacatgagagttcacactagggAGAACCCTTACACCTgcaaacagtgtggaaagagttttccTAAAATCCATGGCTTTAaagcccacatgagaattcacactgaaGAGAGGCtgtacacatgccaacagtgtggaaaaagcttctgtCATGCAAGAAACTTGGCAGTGCACaggagaattcacactggggagaagccttactcttgccctcagtgtggaaagagttttaatcaaaataacaaccttgaagtccacatgagaactcacaaTGAACGAAAAATATTTacttgcacacagtgtgggaaaagttttgctaaaaaacaaaacgttgacctccacatgaggattcacactggagagaaaccttacacatgcacTGAGTGTGGTAAACATTTCACATATAAATCCACATTCAATAACCACAAgagaactcacactggagagaaaccttacagatgtacagagtgtggtaaaagtttcCTAAATAAAACCACACTCgataaacacatgaggattcacactggagagaaaccttacagatgcacagagtgtggtaaaGGTTTCAGATGTAAAAGCACACTCAATCACCACAAGAgaactcacaccggagagaagctgTTTGCATGTGCTGTGTGTGGAAAGAGGTTCACAACCAAACCTAGCCTCATAAATCACATGAATGGTCACACTGGAACCCtagtgttcacatgtgatcagtgtggaaagagtctcacacGCAAAGACGCCATTAAGCGACACATGATGATTCACTCAGTAGAgcgttttagatgcagtgagtgtggaaaggactttaaacataaaagaagcctcAGCGCTCACCTGAAGCTTCACAATAGAGAGCAGAGTCCTCAACATTTAGGccttgtccacacaaacacaggtaaaTTCAAAATGGAACCTTTTTCATGTAGTTTGGTTGT
- the LOC130222112 gene encoding gastrula zinc finger protein XlCGF52.1-like isoform X1: MAFIKEESEDVKIEETFRVKHEDLQEQTDLMVLKEETHQWNKMEEKQQDITTDEKATLTKKTSHGRHLKSKSECNFSCKQSRKSFSQKPNLDVHMRVHTRENPYTCKQCGKSFPKIHGFKAHMRIHTEERLYTCQQCGKSFCHARNLAVHRRIHTGEKPYSCPQCGKSFNQNNNLEVHMRTHNERKIFTCTQCGKSFAKKQNVDLHMRIHTGEKPYTCTECGKHFTYKSTFNNHKRTHTGEKPYRCTECGKSFLNKTTLDKHMRIHTGEKPYRCTECGKGFRCKSTLNHHKRTHTGEKLFACAVCGKRFTTKPSLINHMNGHTGTLVFTCDQCGKSLTRKDAIKRHMMIHSVERFRCSECGKDFKHKRSLSAHLKLHNREQSPQHLGLVHTNTGKFKMEPFSCSLVVHSHEVHL; this comes from the coding sequence acctgatggtgctgaaagaagagactcatcaATGGAATAAAATGGAAGAGAAACAGCAAGACATAACGACTGATGAAAAAGCCACACTGACTAAAAAGACTTCACATGGAAGACATCTGAAATCCAAATCTGAGTGTAATTTCAGCTGTAAACAGAGtagaaagagtttcagtcaaaagccaaaccttgatgttcacatgagagttcacactagggAGAACCCTTACACCTgcaaacagtgtggaaagagttttccTAAAATCCATGGCTTTAaagcccacatgagaattcacactgaaGAGAGGCtgtacacatgccaacagtgtggaaaaagcttctgtCATGCAAGAAACTTGGCAGTGCACaggagaattcacactggggagaagccttactcttgccctcagtgtggaaagagttttaatcaaaataacaaccttgaagtccacatgagaactcacaaTGAACGAAAAATATTTacttgcacacagtgtgggaaaagttttgctaaaaaacaaaacgttgacctccacatgaggattcacactggagagaaaccttacacatgcacTGAGTGTGGTAAACATTTCACATATAAATCCACATTCAATAACCACAAgagaactcacactggagagaaaccttacagatgtacagagtgtggtaaaagtttcCTAAATAAAACCACACTCgataaacacatgaggattcacactggagagaaaccttacagatgcacagagtgtggtaaaGGTTTCAGATGTAAAAGCACACTCAATCACCACAAGAgaactcacaccggagagaagctgTTTGCATGTGCTGTGTGTGGAAAGAGGTTCACAACCAAACCTAGCCTCATAAATCACATGAATGGTCACACTGGAACCCtagtgttcacatgtgatcagtgtggaaagagtctcacacGCAAAGACGCCATTAAGCGACACATGATGATTCACTCAGTAGAgcgttttagatgcagtgagtgtggaaaggactttaaacataaaagaagcctcAGCGCTCACCTGAAGCTTCACAATAGAGAGCAGAGTCCTCAACATTTAGGccttgtccacacaaacacaggtaaaTTCAAAATGGAACCTTTTTCATGTAGTTTGGTTGT